In the Wyeomyia smithii strain HCP4-BCI-WySm-NY-G18 chromosome 2, ASM2978416v1, whole genome shotgun sequence genome, one interval contains:
- the LOC129725180 gene encoding uncharacterized protein LOC129725180 isoform X1, giving the protein MGILPIVFAVLATQIVITLAQQEVIVDIDEPNKTQYHQANFDTSAYQFGYEVGPNGQFHHETRGPDGVTYGCYGYIDPNGLLRVTHYVADSHGYRVIEPNHPVEIFADVPTQYSNSISEDEPLAKQRGQKVAWKDLYLPRGCGMYPGGLRPDGPPITSTPSPSTPTRPPGGSGTPGGSGSGYPQAPGGASPNRPNQGGQGSGGGGPNQGQGQTQSQQGQGSRPGSSSTQGQGQGQNQGQWSGQGQGQGQGQGQGQGQGQGQGQGQHQGQGQYQVQEQHQGQGQHQGQGQHQGQGQHQGQGQHHGQHPGQGQHQEQGQGQHQGQGQGQHQGQGQNQGQGQNQGQGQGQGQGQGQYQGQGQGQGQGQNQSQWQGQGQGQYQKPGQGQGQAQGNRPSSGQGQGQGQWQGQGQGQNQGQGQGQAQQQGQYQGQGQGQEQSQNQSQWQGQGQGQYQKPGQGQAQWQGQGQAQGNRPSSGQGQGQQQGQGQWQGQGQGQGQANRPGSGQGQGQGQGQPQNPGQNQQQGQGQWQGQAQGQNQGQQGGNRPSTGQNQNQGQGESWQSQGPGGQSQGQTAPSGPGHHHQGQHQGSHQGPISSGQHQGQHQGSHQGVGQGSHGSQSQGSHQGPASSSQQQNQHGSSHQGSSWQHGGQSQGSHQGPVSSGQQQGQHQGSHQGINQGSHQGQQQGSHQGPISSSEHQGQHQGSHQGLQQGSHQGQHQGQHQGPISSGQHQGSYQGSHQNGSGEHQAQHQGSHQGPLGSSEHNIQASWSHQKPGQGQQPGSSQEQGQGQGQGQNQSQGQSQSQGNRPGQSQGQGQSQGQGQSQGQGQGQQQWQGQGQNQGQGQGQGQSQGQWQGQGQNQGQGQNQGQTQQQATSVRPGGVHIGIGPNVAGIGGIGALISIGGLNGGLNVATGISNAGISGTLTASHNSSAHTGSSMLGGDIGSSGIHASANHSSTSNILGASFNHSSVSSGSLDANGVQAAHTGSNSFNSSNLSVSGSTSLEGSIEGAQLTVEGMTNHTETLAVGSVNVSSTSGGLFGGEISPEHIGAEVSGMLATNANISAPLLGTQQGSVTIGGGGNVDFGRPPQEPSTGYPYEPTQSPESQYTTSYPSYPPTASGVQPPSRPIETGTPPPSGNNNQYPPNPNYQVAVSQYPYFFVPYPYPAPPNVPQAPCNCPQDQSRPTGYLGFIPILYVPNCNAAKSGLPTHINWPVPAQPNGDGRALEELPIQRLIQGEDGSWTVQQEQPQQPLKMRQMLTRRLRKRRPTQQKLLETPFTALQPTQETQIEVA; this is encoded by the exons GCGCATACCAATTCGGATATGAGGTAGGACCTAATGGACAGTTTCATCATGAAACTCGAGGTCCGGATGGAGTCACGTACGGATGTTATGGCTACATAGATCCTAATGGGCTGTTACGGGTTACACACTATGTGGCGGACTCTCACGGATACCGTGTAATAGAACCCAACCATCCGGTggaaatatttgcagatgttccTACGCAGTACAGCAA ctcAATCAGCGAAGATGAGCCACTGGCTAAGCAGCGAGGGCAAAAAGTCGCTTGGAAAGATCTTTACCTGCCCCGCGGATGTGGGATGTATCCAGGTGGTCTCCGACCTGATGGTCCTCCAATTACATCGACACCTTCCCCTTCTA CACCTACAAGGCCGCCCGGCGGCTCTGGCACACCTGGTGGAAGTGGCTCTGGTTATCCTCAAg ctcCTGGGGGAGCGTCCCCCAATAGACCAAACCAGGGAGGGCAGGGTTCTGGTGGAGGTGGCCCAAATCAAGGCCAGGGACAAACGCAAAGTCAACAGGGACAAGGAAGTCGACCGGGTTCGAGTTCAACGCAGGGTCAGGGACAAGGACAAAACCAGGGACAATGGAGTGGACAAGGTCAAGGACAAGGTCAAGGACAAGGtcaaggacaaggacaaggcCAAGGACAAGGGCAAGGACAACATCAAGGTCAAGGGCAATATCAAGTACAAGAACAACATCAAGGACAAGGACAACATCAAGGACAAGGACAACATCAAGGACAGGGGCAACATCAAGGACAAGGACAACATCATGGACAACATCCAGGACAAGGACAACATCAAGAACAAGGACAAGGACAACAtcaaggacaaggacaaggacaacATCAAGGGCAAGGACAAAATCAAGGACAAGGACAAAATCAAGGACAAGGCCAAGGTCAAGGACAAGGCCAAGGACAATATCAAGGACAAGGACAGGGACAGGGGCAAGGACAAAATCAAAGCCAATGGCAAGGACAAGGTCAAGGTCAATACCAAAAACCAGGACAAGGACAAGGTCAAGCACAGGGAAATCGTCCCAGTTCTGGCCAAGGGCAAGGACAAGGGCAATGGCAGGGGCAGGGACAAGGACAAAACCAAGGTCAAGGACAAGGTCAAGCACAACAACAAGGACAATATCAAGGACAGGGACAGGGGCAAGAACAAAGTCAAAACCAAAGCCAATGGCAAGGACAAGGTCAAGGTCAATACCAAAAACCTGGACAAGGACAAGCTCAATGGCAGGGACAAGGTCAAGCACAGGGAAATCGTCCCAGTTCTGGTCAAGGGCAAGGTCAACAGCAAGGACAAGGACAATGGCAAGGGCAGGGCCAGGGTCAAGGACAAGCAAATCGACCTGGTTCAGGGCAAGGACAGGGTCAAGGACAAGGCCAACCTCAAAACCCTGGACAAAACCAACAGCAAGGTCAGGGTCAATGGCAGGGGCAAGCCCAAGGACAGAACCAAGGTCAACAGGGTGGTAACCGACCAAGTACCGGTCAAAATCAGAATCAAGGGCAAGGTGAAAGTTGGCAATCGCAAGGTCCGGGAGGTCAAAGTCAAGGACAGACTGCTCCATCCGGACCGGGACATCACCATCAGGGACAGCATCAGGGCTCTCACCAAGGACCCATCAGTTCAGGACAGCATCAGGGACAGCACCAGGGCAGCCATCAAGGCGTTGGTCAAGGCTCACATGGAAGTCAAAGTCAAGGATCTCATCAAGGGCCTGCTAGCTCAAGTCAGCAACAGAATCAACATGGTAGTAGCCATCAGGGTTCCTCTTGGCAACATGGCGGACAGAGTCAAGGATCTCACCAGGGACCAGTCAGTTCTGGCCAACAACAAGGCCAGCACCAAGGCAGCCACCAGGGAATTAACCAAGGTTCACACCAGGGTCAACAACAAGGATCGCATCAAGGTCCAATTAGCTCCAGTGAACATCAAGGACAGCACCAGGGCAGTCATCAAGGATTACAGCAAGGATCTCATCAAGGACAGCATCAGGGCCAACATCAAGGACCGATTAGCTCTGGTCAACACCAAGGAAGTTATCAAGGTAGTCATCAGAATGGAAGTGGTGAGCATCAAGCTCAACACCAAGGTTCGCACCAGGGACCATTGGGGTCCAGCGAACACAATATACAAGCTTCATGGAGTCACCAGAAACCAGGCCAAGGACAGCAGCCAG GATCGTCACAAGAGCAAGGCCAAGGCCAAGGCCAAGGGCAAAATCAGAGTCAAG GTCAGAGTCAAAGTCAAGGAAATCGTCCAGGACAGAGCCAAGGGCAGGGACAAAGTCAAGGACAAGGACAAAGTCAAGGGCAAGGGCAAGGACAACAACAGTGGCAAGGGCAGGGACAAAACCAGGGTCAAGGACAAGGTCAAGGACAGTCTCAAGGTCAATGGCAAGGACAAG GACAAAACCAAGGTCAGGGACAGAACCAAGGCCAAACACAGCAGCAAGCAACGAGTGTTCGTCCCGGTGGCG TACACATTGGCATTGGACCGAACGTAGCAGGCATTGGGGGCATTGGCGCATTGATTAGCATTGGTGGACTAAATG GTGGTCTAAACGTAGCAACTGGAATTTCTAACGCcggtatttccggtaccctaaCGGCTTCCCATAACAGTTCCGCGCATACCGGTTCATCGATGCTCGGAGGAGATATTGGATCCTCTGGAATTCATGCAAGTGCAAACCACAGCTCGACCAGTAATATTTTGGGGGCCAGCTTCAACCATTCCTCAGTGAGCAGTGGGTCGCTAGATGCCAACGGTGTGCAAGCAGCGCACACAGGTTCGAATAGCTTTAACAGCTCGAATTTGTCGGTTTCTGGGAGCACCAGTTTGGAAGGTTCAATTGAGGGAGCACAGCTCACAGTTGAAGGTATGACGAATCACACCGAGACCCTGGCGGTCGGTTCGGTTAACGTAAGTAGCACTTCTGGCGGATTGTTTGGGGGAGAAATTAGTCCTGAGCACATCGGCGCCGAAGTTAGTGGAATGCTTGCTACGAATGCCAATATTAGTGCGCCACTTCTAGGGACCCAGCAAGGTAGCGTAACAATCGGCGGTGGTGGTAATGTAGATTTTGGTAGACCCCCTCAAG AACCGTCTACTGGATATCCATATGAACCAACTCAGAGTCCTGAATCGCAGTATACAACTTCTTATCCGAGCTATCCACCTACTGCCAGTGGCGTTCAGCCACCTTCCCGACCGATCGAGACTGGTACTCCGCCGCCCAGCGGAAACAATAATCAATATCCACCAAACCCCAATTATCAGGTGGCCGTTTCACAATACCCTTACTTCTTCGTGCCTTACCCTTATCCTGCTCCGCCAAATGTTCCCCAAGCTCCTTGCAATTGTCCTCAAGACCAGTCTCGTCCGACAGGTTATCTTGGTTTCATTCCGATTCTTTACGTACCAAATTGCAATGCCGCTAAAAGTGGGCTACCTACGCATATAAACTGGCCAGTCCCTGCACAGCCCAACGGTGACGGGCGGGCTCTCGAGGAGCTTCCTATCCAGCGGTTAATCCAAGGTGAAGATGGAAGCTGGACGGTTCAACAAGAACAACCACAACAGCCACTGAAGATGCGTCAAATGCTAACTAGACGCCTTCGGAAAAGGCGTCCAACTCAACAGAAGCTACTTGAAACACCGTTCACCGCACTGCAACCGACGCAAGAGACGCAAATCGAGGTGGCTTAG
- the LOC129725180 gene encoding hornerin-like isoform X2 — MGILPIVFAVLATQIVITLAQQEVIVDIDEPNKTQYHQANFDTSAYQFGYEVGPNGQFHHETRGPDGVTYGCYGYIDPNGLLRVTHYVADSHGYRVIEPNHPVEIFADVPTQYSNSISEDEPLAKQRGQKVAWKDLYLPRGCGMYPGGLRPDGPPITSTPSPSTPTRPPGGSGTPGGSGSGYPQAPGGASPNRPNQGGQGSGGGGPNQGQGQTQSQQGQGSRPGSSSTQGQGQGQNQGQWSGQGQGQGQGQGQGQGQGQGQGQGQHQGQGQYQVQEQHQGQGQHQGQGQHQGQGQHQGQGQHHGQHPGQGQHQEQGQGQHQGQGQGQHQGQGQNQGQGQNQGQGQGQGQGQGQYQGQGQGQGQGQNQSQWQGQGQGQYQKPGQGQGQAQGNRPSSGQGQGQGQWQGQGQGQNQGQGQGQAQQQGQYQGQGQGQEQSQNQSQWQGQGQGQYQKPGQGQAQWQGQGQAQGNRPSSGQGQGQQQGQGQWQGQGQGQGQANRPGSGQGQGQGQGQPQNPGQNQQQGQGQWQGQAQGQNQGQQGGNRPSTGQNQNQGQGESWQSQGPGGQSQGQTAPSGPGHHHQGQHQGSHQGPISSGQHQGQHQGSHQGVGQGSHGSQSQGSHQGPASSSQQQNQHGSSHQGSSWQHGGQSQGSHQGPVSSGQQQGQHQGSHQGINQGSHQGQQQGSHQGPISSSEHQGQHQGSHQGLQQGSHQGQHQGQHQGPISSGQHQGSYQGSHQNGSGEHQAQHQGSHQGPLGSSEHNIQASWSHQKPGQGQQPGSSQEQGQGQGQGQNQSQGQSQSQGNRPGQSQGQGQSQGQGQSQGQGQGQQQWQGQGQNQGQGQGQGQSQGQWQGQGQNQGQGQNQGQTQQQATSVRPGGGGLNVATGISNAGISGTLTASHNSSAHTGSSMLGGDIGSSGIHASANHSSTSNILGASFNHSSVSSGSLDANGVQAAHTGSNSFNSSNLSVSGSTSLEGSIEGAQLTVEGMTNHTETLAVGSVNVSSTSGGLFGGEISPEHIGAEVSGMLATNANISAPLLGTQQGSVTIGGGGNVDFGRPPQEPSTGYPYEPTQSPESQYTTSYPSYPPTASGVQPPSRPIETGTPPPSGNNNQYPPNPNYQVAVSQYPYFFVPYPYPAPPNVPQAPCNCPQDQSRPTGYLGFIPILYVPNCNAAKSGLPTHINWPVPAQPNGDGRALEELPIQRLIQGEDGSWTVQQEQPQQPLKMRQMLTRRLRKRRPTQQKLLETPFTALQPTQETQIEVA, encoded by the exons GCGCATACCAATTCGGATATGAGGTAGGACCTAATGGACAGTTTCATCATGAAACTCGAGGTCCGGATGGAGTCACGTACGGATGTTATGGCTACATAGATCCTAATGGGCTGTTACGGGTTACACACTATGTGGCGGACTCTCACGGATACCGTGTAATAGAACCCAACCATCCGGTggaaatatttgcagatgttccTACGCAGTACAGCAA ctcAATCAGCGAAGATGAGCCACTGGCTAAGCAGCGAGGGCAAAAAGTCGCTTGGAAAGATCTTTACCTGCCCCGCGGATGTGGGATGTATCCAGGTGGTCTCCGACCTGATGGTCCTCCAATTACATCGACACCTTCCCCTTCTA CACCTACAAGGCCGCCCGGCGGCTCTGGCACACCTGGTGGAAGTGGCTCTGGTTATCCTCAAg ctcCTGGGGGAGCGTCCCCCAATAGACCAAACCAGGGAGGGCAGGGTTCTGGTGGAGGTGGCCCAAATCAAGGCCAGGGACAAACGCAAAGTCAACAGGGACAAGGAAGTCGACCGGGTTCGAGTTCAACGCAGGGTCAGGGACAAGGACAAAACCAGGGACAATGGAGTGGACAAGGTCAAGGACAAGGTCAAGGACAAGGtcaaggacaaggacaaggcCAAGGACAAGGGCAAGGACAACATCAAGGTCAAGGGCAATATCAAGTACAAGAACAACATCAAGGACAAGGACAACATCAAGGACAAGGACAACATCAAGGACAGGGGCAACATCAAGGACAAGGACAACATCATGGACAACATCCAGGACAAGGACAACATCAAGAACAAGGACAAGGACAACAtcaaggacaaggacaaggacaacATCAAGGGCAAGGACAAAATCAAGGACAAGGACAAAATCAAGGACAAGGCCAAGGTCAAGGACAAGGCCAAGGACAATATCAAGGACAAGGACAGGGACAGGGGCAAGGACAAAATCAAAGCCAATGGCAAGGACAAGGTCAAGGTCAATACCAAAAACCAGGACAAGGACAAGGTCAAGCACAGGGAAATCGTCCCAGTTCTGGCCAAGGGCAAGGACAAGGGCAATGGCAGGGGCAGGGACAAGGACAAAACCAAGGTCAAGGACAAGGTCAAGCACAACAACAAGGACAATATCAAGGACAGGGACAGGGGCAAGAACAAAGTCAAAACCAAAGCCAATGGCAAGGACAAGGTCAAGGTCAATACCAAAAACCTGGACAAGGACAAGCTCAATGGCAGGGACAAGGTCAAGCACAGGGAAATCGTCCCAGTTCTGGTCAAGGGCAAGGTCAACAGCAAGGACAAGGACAATGGCAAGGGCAGGGCCAGGGTCAAGGACAAGCAAATCGACCTGGTTCAGGGCAAGGACAGGGTCAAGGACAAGGCCAACCTCAAAACCCTGGACAAAACCAACAGCAAGGTCAGGGTCAATGGCAGGGGCAAGCCCAAGGACAGAACCAAGGTCAACAGGGTGGTAACCGACCAAGTACCGGTCAAAATCAGAATCAAGGGCAAGGTGAAAGTTGGCAATCGCAAGGTCCGGGAGGTCAAAGTCAAGGACAGACTGCTCCATCCGGACCGGGACATCACCATCAGGGACAGCATCAGGGCTCTCACCAAGGACCCATCAGTTCAGGACAGCATCAGGGACAGCACCAGGGCAGCCATCAAGGCGTTGGTCAAGGCTCACATGGAAGTCAAAGTCAAGGATCTCATCAAGGGCCTGCTAGCTCAAGTCAGCAACAGAATCAACATGGTAGTAGCCATCAGGGTTCCTCTTGGCAACATGGCGGACAGAGTCAAGGATCTCACCAGGGACCAGTCAGTTCTGGCCAACAACAAGGCCAGCACCAAGGCAGCCACCAGGGAATTAACCAAGGTTCACACCAGGGTCAACAACAAGGATCGCATCAAGGTCCAATTAGCTCCAGTGAACATCAAGGACAGCACCAGGGCAGTCATCAAGGATTACAGCAAGGATCTCATCAAGGACAGCATCAGGGCCAACATCAAGGACCGATTAGCTCTGGTCAACACCAAGGAAGTTATCAAGGTAGTCATCAGAATGGAAGTGGTGAGCATCAAGCTCAACACCAAGGTTCGCACCAGGGACCATTGGGGTCCAGCGAACACAATATACAAGCTTCATGGAGTCACCAGAAACCAGGCCAAGGACAGCAGCCAG GATCGTCACAAGAGCAAGGCCAAGGCCAAGGCCAAGGGCAAAATCAGAGTCAAG GTCAGAGTCAAAGTCAAGGAAATCGTCCAGGACAGAGCCAAGGGCAGGGACAAAGTCAAGGACAAGGACAAAGTCAAGGGCAAGGGCAAGGACAACAACAGTGGCAAGGGCAGGGACAAAACCAGGGTCAAGGACAAGGTCAAGGACAGTCTCAAGGTCAATGGCAAGGACAAG GACAAAACCAAGGTCAGGGACAGAACCAAGGCCAAACACAGCAGCAAGCAACGAGTGTTCGTCCCGGTGGCG GTGGTCTAAACGTAGCAACTGGAATTTCTAACGCcggtatttccggtaccctaaCGGCTTCCCATAACAGTTCCGCGCATACCGGTTCATCGATGCTCGGAGGAGATATTGGATCCTCTGGAATTCATGCAAGTGCAAACCACAGCTCGACCAGTAATATTTTGGGGGCCAGCTTCAACCATTCCTCAGTGAGCAGTGGGTCGCTAGATGCCAACGGTGTGCAAGCAGCGCACACAGGTTCGAATAGCTTTAACAGCTCGAATTTGTCGGTTTCTGGGAGCACCAGTTTGGAAGGTTCAATTGAGGGAGCACAGCTCACAGTTGAAGGTATGACGAATCACACCGAGACCCTGGCGGTCGGTTCGGTTAACGTAAGTAGCACTTCTGGCGGATTGTTTGGGGGAGAAATTAGTCCTGAGCACATCGGCGCCGAAGTTAGTGGAATGCTTGCTACGAATGCCAATATTAGTGCGCCACTTCTAGGGACCCAGCAAGGTAGCGTAACAATCGGCGGTGGTGGTAATGTAGATTTTGGTAGACCCCCTCAAG AACCGTCTACTGGATATCCATATGAACCAACTCAGAGTCCTGAATCGCAGTATACAACTTCTTATCCGAGCTATCCACCTACTGCCAGTGGCGTTCAGCCACCTTCCCGACCGATCGAGACTGGTACTCCGCCGCCCAGCGGAAACAATAATCAATATCCACCAAACCCCAATTATCAGGTGGCCGTTTCACAATACCCTTACTTCTTCGTGCCTTACCCTTATCCTGCTCCGCCAAATGTTCCCCAAGCTCCTTGCAATTGTCCTCAAGACCAGTCTCGTCCGACAGGTTATCTTGGTTTCATTCCGATTCTTTACGTACCAAATTGCAATGCCGCTAAAAGTGGGCTACCTACGCATATAAACTGGCCAGTCCCTGCACAGCCCAACGGTGACGGGCGGGCTCTCGAGGAGCTTCCTATCCAGCGGTTAATCCAAGGTGAAGATGGAAGCTGGACGGTTCAACAAGAACAACCACAACAGCCACTGAAGATGCGTCAAATGCTAACTAGACGCCTTCGGAAAAGGCGTCCAACTCAACAGAAGCTACTTGAAACACCGTTCACCGCACTGCAACCGACGCAAGAGACGCAAATCGAGGTGGCTTAG
- the LOC129725180 gene encoding uncharacterized protein LOC129725180 isoform X3, with protein sequence MFLRSTATQSAKMSHWLSSEGKKSLGKIFTCPADVGCIQVVSDLMVLQLHRHLPLLHLQGRPAALAHLVEVALVILKLLGERPPIDQTREGRVLVEVAQIKARDKRKVNRDKEVDRVRVQRRVRDKDKTRDNGVDKVKDKVKDKVKDKDKAKDKGKDNIKVKGNIKYKNNIKDKDNIKDKDNIKDRGNIKDKDNIMDNIQDKDNIKNKDKDNIKDKDKDNIKGKDKIKDKDKIKDKAKVKDKAKDNIKDKDRDRGKDKIKANGKDKVKVNTKNQDKDKVKHREIVPVLAKGKDKGNGRGRDKDKTKVKDKVKHNNKDNIKDRDRGKNKVKTKANGKDKVKVNTKNLDKDKLNGRDKVKHREIVPVLVKGKVNSKDKDNGKGRARVKDKQIDLVQGKDRVKDKANLKTLDKTNSKVRVNGRGKPKDRTKVNRVVTDQVPVKIRIKGKVKVGNRKVREVKVKDRLLHPDRDITIRDSIRALTKDPSVQDSIRDSTRAAIKALVKAHMEVKVKDLIKGLLAQVSNRINMVVAIRVPLGNMADRVKDLTRDQSVLANNKASTKAATRELTKVHTRVNNKDRIKVQLAPVNIKDSTRAVIKDYSKDLIKDSIRANIKDRLALVNTKEVIKVVIRMEVVSIKLNTKVRTRDHWGPANTIYKLHGVTRNQAKDSSQDRHKSKAKAKAKGKIRVKVRVKVKEIVQDRAKGRDKVKDKDKVKGKGKDNNSGKGRDKTRVKDKVKDSLKVNGKDKDKTKVRDRTKAKHSSKQRVFVPVANRLLDIHMNQLRVLNRSIQLLIRAIHLLPVAFSHLPDRSRLVLRRPAETIINIHQTPIIRWPFHNTLTSSCLTLILLRQMFPKLLAIVLKTSLVRQVILVSFRFFTYQIAMPLKVGYLRI encoded by the exons atgttccTACGCAGTACAGCAA ctcAATCAGCGAAGATGAGCCACTGGCTAAGCAGCGAGGGCAAAAAGTCGCTTGGAAAGATCTTTACCTGCCCCGCGGATGTGGGATGTATCCAGGTGGTCTCCGACCTGATGGTCCTCCAATTACATCGACACCTTCCCCTTCTA CACCTACAAGGCCGCCCGGCGGCTCTGGCACACCTGGTGGAAGTGGCTCTGGTTATCCTCAAg ctcCTGGGGGAGCGTCCCCCAATAGACCAAACCAGGGAGGGCAGGGTTCTGGTGGAGGTGGCCCAAATCAAGGCCAGGGACAAACGCAAAGTCAACAGGGACAAGGAAGTCGACCGGGTTCGAGTTCAACGCAGGGTCAGGGACAAGGACAAAACCAGGGACAATGGAGTGGACAAGGTCAAGGACAAGGTCAAGGACAAGGtcaaggacaaggacaaggcCAAGGACAAGGGCAAGGACAACATCAAGGTCAAGGGCAATATCAAGTACAAGAACAACATCAAGGACAAGGACAACATCAAGGACAAGGACAACATCAAGGACAGGGGCAACATCAAGGACAAGGACAACATCATGGACAACATCCAGGACAAGGACAACATCAAGAACAAGGACAAGGACAACAtcaaggacaaggacaaggacaacATCAAGGGCAAGGACAAAATCAAGGACAAGGACAAAATCAAGGACAAGGCCAAGGTCAAGGACAAGGCCAAGGACAATATCAAGGACAAGGACAGGGACAGGGGCAAGGACAAAATCAAAGCCAATGGCAAGGACAAGGTCAAGGTCAATACCAAAAACCAGGACAAGGACAAGGTCAAGCACAGGGAAATCGTCCCAGTTCTGGCCAAGGGCAAGGACAAGGGCAATGGCAGGGGCAGGGACAAGGACAAAACCAAGGTCAAGGACAAGGTCAAGCACAACAACAAGGACAATATCAAGGACAGGGACAGGGGCAAGAACAAAGTCAAAACCAAAGCCAATGGCAAGGACAAGGTCAAGGTCAATACCAAAAACCTGGACAAGGACAAGCTCAATGGCAGGGACAAGGTCAAGCACAGGGAAATCGTCCCAGTTCTGGTCAAGGGCAAGGTCAACAGCAAGGACAAGGACAATGGCAAGGGCAGGGCCAGGGTCAAGGACAAGCAAATCGACCTGGTTCAGGGCAAGGACAGGGTCAAGGACAAGGCCAACCTCAAAACCCTGGACAAAACCAACAGCAAGGTCAGGGTCAATGGCAGGGGCAAGCCCAAGGACAGAACCAAGGTCAACAGGGTGGTAACCGACCAAGTACCGGTCAAAATCAGAATCAAGGGCAAGGTGAAAGTTGGCAATCGCAAGGTCCGGGAGGTCAAAGTCAAGGACAGACTGCTCCATCCGGACCGGGACATCACCATCAGGGACAGCATCAGGGCTCTCACCAAGGACCCATCAGTTCAGGACAGCATCAGGGACAGCACCAGGGCAGCCATCAAGGCGTTGGTCAAGGCTCACATGGAAGTCAAAGTCAAGGATCTCATCAAGGGCCTGCTAGCTCAAGTCAGCAACAGAATCAACATGGTAGTAGCCATCAGGGTTCCTCTTGGCAACATGGCGGACAGAGTCAAGGATCTCACCAGGGACCAGTCAGTTCTGGCCAACAACAAGGCCAGCACCAAGGCAGCCACCAGGGAATTAACCAAGGTTCACACCAGGGTCAACAACAAGGATCGCATCAAGGTCCAATTAGCTCCAGTGAACATCAAGGACAGCACCAGGGCAGTCATCAAGGATTACAGCAAGGATCTCATCAAGGACAGCATCAGGGCCAACATCAAGGACCGATTAGCTCTGGTCAACACCAAGGAAGTTATCAAGGTAGTCATCAGAATGGAAGTGGTGAGCATCAAGCTCAACACCAAGGTTCGCACCAGGGACCATTGGGGTCCAGCGAACACAATATACAAGCTTCATGGAGTCACCAGAAACCAGGCCAAGGACAGCAGCCAG GATCGTCACAAGAGCAAGGCCAAGGCCAAGGCCAAGGGCAAAATCAGAGTCAAG GTCAGAGTCAAAGTCAAGGAAATCGTCCAGGACAGAGCCAAGGGCAGGGACAAAGTCAAGGACAAGGACAAAGTCAAGGGCAAGGGCAAGGACAACAACAGTGGCAAGGGCAGGGACAAAACCAGGGTCAAGGACAAGGTCAAGGACAGTCTCAAGGTCAATGGCAAGGACAAG GACAAAACCAAGGTCAGGGACAGAACCAAGGCCAAACACAGCAGCAAGCAACGAGTGTTCGTCCCGGTGGCG AACCGTCTACTGGATATCCATATGAACCAACTCAGAGTCCTGAATCGCAGTATACAACTTCTTATCCGAGCTATCCACCTACTGCCAGTGGCGTTCAGCCACCTTCCCGACCGATCGAGACTGGTACTCCGCCGCCCAGCGGAAACAATAATCAATATCCACCAAACCCCAATTATCAGGTGGCCGTTTCACAATACCCTTACTTCTTCGTGCCTTACCCTTATCCTGCTCCGCCAAATGTTCCCCAAGCTCCTTGCAATTGTCCTCAAGACCAGTCTCGTCCGACAGGTTATCTTGGTTTCATTCCGATTCTTTACGTACCAAATTGCAATGCCGCTAAAAGTGGGCTACCTACGCATATAA